The following coding sequences are from one Caloenas nicobarica isolate bCalNic1 chromosome 25, bCalNic1.hap1, whole genome shotgun sequence window:
- the LOC135998436 gene encoding coiled-coil domain-containing protein 81-like yields the protein MEGCCTVAVSLELSSLFPTLRQLSPEEVVAIWDAVSAYILGQLKLDKGVLVPGLGTFAMVREQFHGEEELYVVRRPIFRLEIEKSLLQELVFPTVVIPGDVKINPLNYKWLSRATSLPPHVVEDCVQETVLLYSFQLRNRQHLAFSFKDIGVLSCKDDVLCMRFYYDCVTGLENKASRIALLHTRLWMPAAAVCTGATTAQGMQAAPAHAFPRFQFIVTSRRAVARAFSTWHSKAAEKHAIRGDAEGRPGKLLQSRVKRSLPVLPNQGPGTGQQDTGKKPSASVLPPCPGSSSRTKEAGRQEPSPPARPATALPSSEACKRALREVRQLSAEWEQVKTRWQEQQQQAKAEWAAWEAWSAGEDRQLPQHQMLVPQQRGTCREQQL from the exons ATGGAGGGCTGCTGCACCGTGGCCGTCAGCTTGGAGCTGAGCAGCTTGTTCCCCACGCTCCGGCAGCTCTCTCCCGAGG AGGTTGTGGCTATCTGGGATGCTGTGTCTGCGTACATCCTGGGACAGCTGAAGCTGGACAAG GGTGTCCTGGTCCCAGGACTCGGGACCTTCGCTATGGTCCGAGAGCAATTCCATGGCGAAGAAGAGCTGTATGTGGTTCGAAGACCCATCTTCCGTCTGGAGATTGAGAAGTCACTTCTGCAGGAGCTCGTGTTCCCCACAGTGGTTATCCCTG GCGACGTCAAGATCAATCCGCTCAACTACAAGTGGCTATCGCGAGCCACCTCCTTGCCACCACACGTGGTGGAGGACTGTGTGCAAGAGACCGTACTCTTGTACAGCTTCCAACTGAGGAACAGGCAGCACCTCGCCTTCTCCTTCAAGGACATTGGCGTTCTGTCCTGCAAAGATGATGTCCTGTGCATGCGTTTTTATTACGACTGCGTCACAGGGCTGGAGAACAAGGCCAGCCGCATTGCACTGCTTCACACT AGGCTCTGGAtgccagctgcagctgtttgcaCTGGAGCGACCACTGCCCAGGGGAtgcaggctgctcctgcccacgCGTTTCCGAG GTTTCAGTTCATTGTGACCAGCAGAAGAGCAGTGGCCAGGGCTTTCTCCACCTGGCACAGCAAGGCTGCAGAAAAGCACGCGATCAGAGGAG atGCAGAGGGGCGTCCCGgcaagctgctgcagagccggGTAAAGCgttccctgcctgtgctgccaaaCCAGGGGCCAGGAACTGGGCAGCAAGACACAGGGAAGAAGCCTTCTGCCAG TGTGCTCCCCCCATGTCCAGGCAGTTCCAGCAGGACGaaggaggcaggcaggcaggagccatCTCCTCCAGCCAGGCCTGCCACTGCACTCCCATCCTCTGAAGCCTGCAAGAGAGCGCTGCGG GAGGTCCGGCAGCTGTCTGCAGAGTGGGAGCAAGTGAAGACGCgctggcaagagcagcagcagcaagcgaAGGCGGAATGGGCAGCGTGGGAAGCCTGGTCTGCCGGGGAGGACCGACAGCTGCCCCAG CACCAGATGCTGGTACCGCAGCAGAGGGGAACGTgccgggagcagcagctgtag